One segment of Mastomys coucha isolate ucsf_1 unplaced genomic scaffold, UCSF_Mcou_1 pScaffold23, whole genome shotgun sequence DNA contains the following:
- the Neil1 gene encoding endonuclease 8-like 1 isoform X2 encodes MPEGPELHLASHFVNETCKGLVFGGCVEKSSVSRNPEVPFESSAYHISALARGKELRLTLSPLPGSQPPQQPLSLVFRFDIRRFGHWDPGGEWQPGRGPCVLLEYERFRENVLQNLSDKAFDRPICEALLDQRFFNGIGNYLRAEILYRLKIPPFEKARTVLEALQRCRLNPELTLSQKIKAKLLNPDLLELCHLVPKEVVQLGGKGYGPERGEEDFAAFRAWLQCYGMPGMSSLRDRHGRTIWFQGDPGPLAPKGGRSRKKKSQETQLGAKDRKEDFPLSSKPMSRTRRARKHHPKSIAQQPEGTSLKQNQETPTALKKGKRRRRQASTGHHRAPKSKPDTQPREAGENSAS; translated from the exons ATGCCAGAGGGCCCAGAGCTGCACCTGGCCAGCCACTTTGTGAATGAGACTTGTAAGGGGCTGGTGTTTGGTGGGTGTGTGGAGAAGTCCTCTGTCAGCCGAAATCCGGAGGTGCCCTTTGAGAGCAGTGCCTACCACATCTCAGCTTTAGCTCGAGGCAAGGAGCTGCGCTTGACACTGAGTCCCCTGCCTGGGTCCCAGCCCCCTCAGCAGCCACTGTCCCTTGTCTTCCGCTTTG ACATCCGTCGATTTGGCCACTGGGACCCTGGGGGTGAATGGCAGCCAGGCCGTGGACCCTGTGTCTTGCTGGAGTATGAACGGTTCAG AGAGAACGTACTACAGAACCTATCGGACAAAGCCTTTGACCGGCCCATCTGCGAGGCCTTGTTGGACCAGAGATTCTTCAATGGCATTGGCAACTATCTGCGAGCAGAGATCTTGTACCG GCTGAAGATCCCCCCTTTTGAGAAGGCCCGTACAGTTCTAGAGGCCCTGCAACGGTGCCGGCTG aacccagagctgaccctgagcCAGAAGATCAAGGCCAAACTGCTGAACCCAGACCTGCTGGAACTGTGTCACTTGGTGCCTAAGGAAGTGGTTCAGCTGG GGGGCAAAGGCTATGGGCCAGAGCGTGGAGAGGAGGATTTCGCTGCCTTTCGAGCCTGGCTTCAGTGCTATGGCATGCCAGGCATGAGTTCCCTGCGAGACCGGCATGGCCGTACCATCTGGTTCCAG GGTGATCCCGGACCCTTGGCACCCAAAG GGGGCAGATCCCGAAAAAAGAAGTCACAGGAAACACAGCTGGGGGCTAAGGACAGAAAAGAG GACTTTCCTCTTTCAAGCAAGCCCATGTCCAGGACACGGAGGGCCAGGAAGCACCATCCTAAGAGTATAGCTCAACAGCCTGAAGGGACTAGCctcaaacaaaaccaggaaaccCCTACAGCCcttaagaaagggaagagaaggcgGCGACAGGCGAGCACAG GCCACCACAGAGCCCCAAAGAGTAAGCCCGACACCCAACCCAGGGAGGCTGGGGAGAATTCAGCCTCATAG
- the Neil1 gene encoding endonuclease 8-like 1 isoform X1: MPEGPELHLASHFVNETCKGLVFGGCVEKSSVSRNPEVPFESSAYHISALARGKELRLTLSPLPGSQPPQQPLSLVFRFGMSGSFQLVPAEALPRHAHLRFYTAPPAPRLALCFVDIRRFGHWDPGGEWQPGRGPCVLLEYERFRENVLQNLSDKAFDRPICEALLDQRFFNGIGNYLRAEILYRLKIPPFEKARTVLEALQRCRLNPELTLSQKIKAKLLNPDLLELCHLVPKEVVQLGGKGYGPERGEEDFAAFRAWLQCYGMPGMSSLRDRHGRTIWFQGDPGPLAPKGGRSRKKKSQETQLGAKDRKEDFPLSSKPMSRTRRARKHHPKSIAQQPEGTSLKQNQETPTALKKGKRRRRQASTGHHRAPKSKPDTQPREAGENSAS, translated from the exons ATGCCAGAGGGCCCAGAGCTGCACCTGGCCAGCCACTTTGTGAATGAGACTTGTAAGGGGCTGGTGTTTGGTGGGTGTGTGGAGAAGTCCTCTGTCAGCCGAAATCCGGAGGTGCCCTTTGAGAGCAGTGCCTACCACATCTCAGCTTTAGCTCGAGGCAAGGAGCTGCGCTTGACACTGAGTCCCCTGCCTGGGTCCCAGCCCCCTCAGCAGCCACTGTCCCTTGTCTTCCGCTTTGGTATGTCTGGATCCTTCCAGCTGGTACCCGCAGAGGCACTGCCACGACACGCTCATCTACGTTTTTATACAGCCCCACCTGCCCCACGGCTTGCCCTTTGCTTCGTAGACATCCGTCGATTTGGCCACTGGGACCCTGGGGGTGAATGGCAGCCAGGCCGTGGACCCTGTGTCTTGCTGGAGTATGAACGGTTCAG AGAGAACGTACTACAGAACCTATCGGACAAAGCCTTTGACCGGCCCATCTGCGAGGCCTTGTTGGACCAGAGATTCTTCAATGGCATTGGCAACTATCTGCGAGCAGAGATCTTGTACCG GCTGAAGATCCCCCCTTTTGAGAAGGCCCGTACAGTTCTAGAGGCCCTGCAACGGTGCCGGCTG aacccagagctgaccctgagcCAGAAGATCAAGGCCAAACTGCTGAACCCAGACCTGCTGGAACTGTGTCACTTGGTGCCTAAGGAAGTGGTTCAGCTGG GGGGCAAAGGCTATGGGCCAGAGCGTGGAGAGGAGGATTTCGCTGCCTTTCGAGCCTGGCTTCAGTGCTATGGCATGCCAGGCATGAGTTCCCTGCGAGACCGGCATGGCCGTACCATCTGGTTCCAG GGTGATCCCGGACCCTTGGCACCCAAAG GGGGCAGATCCCGAAAAAAGAAGTCACAGGAAACACAGCTGGGGGCTAAGGACAGAAAAGAG GACTTTCCTCTTTCAAGCAAGCCCATGTCCAGGACACGGAGGGCCAGGAAGCACCATCCTAAGAGTATAGCTCAACAGCCTGAAGGGACTAGCctcaaacaaaaccaggaaaccCCTACAGCCcttaagaaagggaagagaaggcgGCGACAGGCGAGCACAG GCCACCACAGAGCCCCAAAGAGTAAGCCCGACACCCAACCCAGGGAGGCTGGGGAGAATTCAGCCTCATAG